The Achromobacter spanius genome includes the window CGCGCAGCCGCACCATGCCGAATTCGCTGTCGCGCAAGGTCACGGGTTGCGCCGTGCCCCAGCGCCGGCCCAGTTGCAGCCGCGTGCTGAAGAAGATCACGTCCGACTTGAAGGGCGACTCGAACAGCTTGTCCCAGTTCTTCAGGTAGGTCAGGATCGGCAGCGTCTGCGTGGTCAGCTTGTACATGCCGGGGCCGAACACATCGGCCACCTTGCCTTCGTTCACGAACACCGCCATCTGCGATTCGCGCACGGTCAGGCTGGCGCCGTACTGGATTTCAAAGTCCTGCATCGGATGGCGCCAGGCGAGCACGCCGTCGCGATCCTCGTTCCATTGCAGGATGTCGATGAACTGCTTGCGAATAAAGGAACCGAGACTCATGAAAAGCTCTCCCGTGTCAGATCGGATTCGATGGCGCCCGCCTTCAGGTCAGGCAGGCCGCATTCACGATGCCGGCGGCCAGCGAGATCGAACCGATCAGGCCGCCCATGGCGATGTTGTTTTGTTCGATGGCCTCGTTCATGCCCTGGACGGCCTTGTTGACCACCACGTACACAACGATCTGCACCAGCATGGCGGCCAGGCCCCACACCAGGAACATCACGAAGCTGGCATGCACGGCAATGCTTGAGCACAGGGTGAAGCTGAAGCCCACCAGCGCGCCGCCATACGACAGCACGGCGGCGATGTTGCCTTCGCGGATCAGGTCGAATTCCTTGTAGCGGGTCACGGCGGTATAGACCGCGGTGAAGACGCCCAGCATGACAAGCGCCGAGACGATATAGATCAGATAGGTCACCGCCGGATGCATCGCTTCTCCCATTGCCACCCTCCTAATTGCGCGCAGTATATACGCGGCGTTCGATATACTGCGAACGCATTTTTCGCCCCGGACACCTCATGCGCGACCGCGTTCTCATCCTATCGGTATTGATCGTTGCTTCCTGCGGTTTGGGCTATGAGCTCATCAGCAGCGCGCTGGCCAGCTATTTACTGGGCGATTCCATCCTTCAGTTCTCGTCCGTCATCGGCTGCTATTTGTTCGCCATGGGCATCGGCTCGTGGTTGTCAAAATATGTAAGAGACGAAGACGTTTTGAATCGGTTCATCGACGTTGAGCTGCTCGTAGCCCTGTTGGGCGGGGTCTCGGCGGCGGTGCTGTTCCTGGTGTTCGCCTGGCTGTCCGCGCCCTTTCGCGCGGCGTTGTATGTGGGCGTTTTCGTGATCGGCTTGATGGTGGGCATGGAGATCCCGCTGGTGATGCGGGTGTTCAACCAGCGCAAGGCCGAGTTCCGGGAAATCGTCAGCCGCGTGCTGACCTTTGACTATCTGGGCGCGCTGGCCGTGTCGCTGATCTTCCCGCTGCTGCTCGCGCCCAAGCTGGGGCTGCTGCGTACCAGTTTCCTGTTCGGCATCCTGAACGCCAGCGTGGCCTTGTGGACCACCTGGCTGTTTCGCGCTGAAGTACGCCGCCCTGGTGAAAAGGCGTTGCGCGCCTGCGTGGTGATCGGCTTCCTGGGGCTGGGCTTCTTCTATTCCACCGCCATGACGACCTGGGCCGAAAAAGGCCTGTATGGCGACGACGTGGTGCATGCCGAAACCACGCCCTACCAGCGCCTGGTGGTAACGCGCTGGCACGACGACCTGCGCCTGTACATCAACAACAATCTGCAATTCTCGTCGCGCGACGAACATCGGTATCACGAATCGTTGGTGCATCCGGGCTTGCAGACGCTGCCCTGGGCGCGCAACGTGCTGGTGCTGGGCGGCGGCGACGGGCTGGCGGTGCGCGAAATCCTCAAATACAAGAACATCGAACACATCACGCTGGTGGACCTGGACCCGGCCATGACGGGGCTGTTTTCGCGTTCCGAGCCGCTCGTAGAATTGAACCAGGGTTCGCTGAAAGACCCGCGCGTCACCGTGATCAACGACGACGCCGGCCGCTGGTTGGAAACGCACGCCGAGGTCTACGACTTCATCGTGGTGGATTTTCCCGACCCGTCCAATTTCGGCCTGGGCCGCCTGTACTCGGTGCCCGTCTATCACCTGATGGCGCGCCACCTGGCGGAAAACGGCTACATGGTGATCCAGTCCACGTCGCCCTACTTCGCGCCGCGATCGTTCTGGAGCGTGGACGCCACGCTGAAGGAAGCCGGGCTGAACACCTGGCCGTACCACACCTATGTGCCGTCGTTCGGTGATTGGGGCTTCATCCTGGCCAGCAAGCGGCGCGACTACACACCGCCTGAAAAGATCACCGTGCCCACGCGCTATCTGGATGCCGTCACCACGCGCGAACTCTTCCACTTTCCCGCCGACATGCCGGCGCTGGCGATGCCGCCCAACCGCTTGAATGAGCAGTCGCTTGTGCGCTATTTCGACGAGGACTGGCGCAAGGTCATCCGCTGATGCGCCGCCGCAGCTTCCTTCTGGGCGCGGCCACGGCGGCGGTGGCGGGCGCGGCAGGGTACGCCCGGTCGCGCATCGTCGAGACCACGGCCGACGTGTCCTATCCCGGCATGCAGGCCGGGCACGCGCTGCGCGACGGCGCCGCGCTGCCCGCGCCCACGGTCAGCTATCGGCATCAGGTGGTGATCTTGGGCGCGGGGGTGGCGGGCCTGTCCTGCGCCTGGAAGCTGGCGCGCGAAGGGTTCACCGATTTCGTCGTGGTGCAAGGGCCCGAATTCGCCGGCAACGCGGCGGGCGGGCAGCGCGACGAACTGCACTATCCGCTGGGCGCGCATTACCTGCCGCTGCCCTCGATCGCGTCCACCCACGTGCGCGAGATGCTGGACGACTTCGGCATCATCGAACGTGGCGCGGGCGACATCCGCCCGTACTACGACGAATCCATCCTGGTGCATTCGCCGCAAGAACGCCTGCTGCGCAACGGCCATTGGGAAGACAGCCTGCTGCCCATGACGGGCGTGCCCGATGCGGACGTGGCACAACACCATCGCTTCCTGGCGCTGATCAACCGCCTGCACACCCAAGTGGGCAACGACGGTCGCAAGGTCTTTTGCATTCCGCTGGTGCTGTCGTCGGAAGACCCCGCGTGGCGGGCGCTGGACACCATCACCTTCAAGCAATGGCTGGACCGCGAAGGCTACACGTCGCCCGCCTTGCACTGGTATCTGAACTACTGCTGCCGCGACGACTACGGCGCGAACTACGACGTGGTTTCGGCCTGGGCGGGCCTGCACTATTTCGCCAGCCGCGACGGCCATGCCGCGAATGCCGGCGAAGGCGCGGTGCTGACCTGGCCAGGCGGCCTGTCGGTGCTGGCCGAGCGCATGCGCCAATCCATCGACGCAAAGCTGGGGCACACCCGCTGGCTGATGGCTGGCACGGCGGTGCGCGTGGCCGACACGCCCGCCGGCCCCCTGACGACTTGCCTAACAGGGGACGACACGCCGCGCGCCTATACGCTGCAAAGCCGGCGCACCGTCTGCGCCATGCCGCTGTTCGTGGCCCAACGCATCCTGCCCGACATCCGCGCCTATGGGTATGACCCTGCCGTACATGCCTCGTCGCATGCGCCCTGGCTGGTGTCCAACTTCGTGCTGGACGGCTATCCCATCGAGGCCCCCGGCGAACCGCTGTCCTGGGACAACGTGGTCTACCTGGGCCGGGCGCTTGGCTATGTGGTGTCCACGCACCAACTGCTGCGCGTGACGCGGTCGCCGCGCACCGCGTTCACCGCTTATCACGCGCTAAGCGGGCAGACACCCAGCGCCGCGCGGCAATGGCTGGCCACCGCCAGCCCGCAAGACCTGCGCGACGAAGCCGCCGCCGACCTGCTTGCCGCCTATGGCAAGGAGTTCTGGCGCCACGCGCGCCGGCTCGACATCACCGTGCGCGGTCATGCCATGGCTTCGCCGCTGTGCGGGTATTTATCCAACGCCGGGCTTGCCGCCCTGCGCGAGGTGGACGGCCCGATACTGTTCGCGCATGCGGACTTGTCGGGCTATTCCGTCTTCGAGGAAGCGTCGTGGTGGGGCGTGGTGGCGGCGGGCCGGATTTTGGGACAAGCCGCGCTAGGTAAAGGAACAGGTACAGCTACAGGTACAGGAACAGGAACACATGGGTAAGCACGTCATCGTCTTGGGCGCGGGCATTGTGGGCGTATGTTGCGCGCTGGAGCTATTGCGCCGGGGCGCGCGGGTCACGCTCGTCGACCGCCAGGCGCCCGGCATGGAAACGTCATTGGGCAACGCGGGCGTGCTGGCGCGCAGTTCACTGATGCCGTTCAATCACCCCGGTTTGTGGGGGCAACTGCCCCGGCTGATGAAGAACGACAGCGTGCAGTTCCGCTATCGCGCGTCGTATCTGGCCAGGAACCTGGGCTGGGCGACGCGCTTTTTGTTGAACGCGCGGCCGTCGGCATTCAAGGAAACCGTGAAGGCGCTGGACGGCCTGATCCGGCTGTCCGCCCCTGAGCATTTGAAACTGCTGGACGAGGCCGGAGCACGCCATCGCTTGCGGGACACGGGCTGGGTGTTTTTGTACCGCAGCGAGGCGGCGTGGAATGGCAGCGCGTTGGCGCGCAACACGTTTGCGCAGTATCAGGTGCCCACGCAAACCTTGAGCGCCGCCGAATTGGCCGAACTGGAACCGGCGTTGTCGCCGATCTTTCACCGGGCGCTGTGGATCCAGGGTTCGTATTCGGTTGACGATCCGCACGCGGTGGTCGCGGCCTATGCCGACCTGTTCCGCGCAAAGGGCGGCACGTTCCGGCGCTTGCAGGCCGCCCGCATTCGCCGCGATGGCCAGGGATGGACGGTGCATGGCGAGCAGGCATCGGAATCGGTGTCGGCGGACCAATTGGTGGTGGCGTTGGGGCCGTGGTCGAAGGCGATGTTGAAGACCACGGGCATCGAGCTTCCCATGGCGTTCGAACGCGGCTATCACATGCATTACCGAGGCGAAGGTGGGGCAAGCGTCACGCGGCCGGTGTACGACACGGGCGGCGGTTATGTGTTGTCGCCCATGGCGCGCGGCCTGCGATTGTCGACGGGTGTGGAGTTGGACGCCTGCGACGCCGCGCCACGCAACACGCAGTTGGACCTGGCGGAAGCGCGGGCGCGTGAAGCGTTTCCGTTGGGTGAGCGGTTGGATCCCAGCGCATGGCTGGGCCGACGCCCCACCCTGCCCGACAGCCGGCCGATGATCGGGCAGGCGCCGAAGCACCCGGGGTTATGGCTGGCGCTGGGCCACCAGCACATCGGTTTCAGCACCGCGCCGGGCACGGCGAAGATATTGGGTGAGTTGATGTTCGACGAGGGGGATGCGTCGCGCCACCATGCGTTTCGGCCGGGGCGGTTTATTTAGGGTCGGTGGGGAGCGGCGATGGATGGGGTGCGACGCGGGTGCAGGGGCGATGATGGGTTGCGCGCAATCCAGGATGTGTTTCTTGCGGCAGACATCGCGCGCTTCACCCATCCTACGAGGTACACGACGCAATCGTAGGATGGGTGAAGCGCGCGCTGAAAGGCAACGTATCCCCGCCGCCCCAACGCGCGCAACCCATCACACGCTGCCACGACGCGCAACCCGTCTCGTGCTGCCCCAACGCGCCACCCATCTCACGCCGCCGTCCTACCCCAACAACAACGCATCATCCGACAGCTTTTCCCCGCGCACACGCTCGAACATCGCCAGCAAATCCGGCACGTCCATGCCGCGGCGCTCGTCGCCGGAGACGTCCAGCACCACCTGCCCCTGATGCAGCATCACCGTGCGGTCGCCCACGTCCAGCGCCTGGCGCATGCTGTGGGTCACCATCATGGTCGTCAACTGGTTTTCGGCCACGATTCGCGCCGTCAGTTGCAGCACGAAATCCGCGGTGCGCGGATCCAACGCCGCGGTGTGCTCGTCCAGCAGCAAAATCCGTGACGGCTGCAAGGCCGCCATCAGCAGGCTGACCGCCTGACGCTGGCCGCCGGACAACAACCCAATACGGTCAGTCAGCCGGTTCTCCAGCCCCAAGCCCAACGTAGCCAGGCGTTCGCGAAAACCGTCCTTCATCGACGCCTTGACCGCGCGGCTGTAGCCACGGCGCACGCCGCGCATCTGCGCCAGCGCCATATTTTCTTCAATGGTCAGGTCTTCGCAGGTACCCGCCATGGGGTCCTGGAACACGCGGGCCACCCGGCCGGCGCGCGCCCAGACGGGCTGGCGCGTCACGTCCACGCCGTTGATGTCGATCGTGCCGGAATCAATCGGCAGGTCGCCCGACACCGCGTTCAGGAACGTGGACTTGCCGGCGCCGTTGGAGCCGATGACGGTCACGAACTGGCCAGAGGGAATGTCCAGCGACAGGCCGCGCAAGGCGCGGGTTTCGATGGGCGTACCCGCGTTGAAGGTAATTTTCAGATCTTTGGCGGACAACATATCAGCGCCCCTTCTTGCCGACGAGACGGCGCTTGAGCATGGGGATGACCAGGGCAATCGTGACCAGTACCGCCGTAACGAGGTTCAGGTCTTGCGCCTTCAGGCCGATGAAATCGCTATTCAACGCCAGCGCGATGAAGAAGCGGTAGACGATGGCGCCGATGATCACGGCCAGCGTCGCCAACACCAGCTTGCGCGACGGCAGGATGCTTTCGCCGACGATCACCGCGGCCAGGCCGATCACGATGGTGCCGATGCCCATCGAAATATCCGAGCCGCCCTGGGTCTGCGCGAACAGCGCGCCGGCCAGCGCCACCAGTGCGTTGGACAGCGCCATGCCGCCCAGGATCATGCGGCCGGTGTTGACACCCTGTGCGCGAGCCATGCGGCCGTTGGAGCCGGTGGCGCGCAGCGCCAGGCCGCTTTGCGTGGCGAAGAACCAGTCCAGCGCCAGCTTCACCAGGATCACGATCACCATCAGGATCAGCGGGCGAGCGACGTAGTCGGAAATCCAGCCCGGCTGCAAGATGGTGAACACGGTGGGTTCGGTGATCAGCGGCACGTTGGGCTTGCCCATGATGCGCAGGTTGATCGAGTACAGCGCGATCATCATCAGGATGCTGGCCAACAGGTCCATGATCTTCAGCTTCACGTTCAGCCAGCCCGTCACCAGCCCCGCCGCCGCGCCGGCGATGGTGGCGACGACCGTGGCGGTAAACGGGTCGGTGCCCGACGCGATCAGCGTGGCACAGACGGC containing:
- a CDS encoding DUF350 domain-containing protein, giving the protein MHPAVTYLIYIVSALVMLGVFTAVYTAVTRYKEFDLIREGNIAAVLSYGGALVGFSFTLCSSIAVHASFVMFLVWGLAAMLVQIVVYVVVNKAVQGMNEAIEQNNIAMGGLIGSISLAAGIVNAACLT
- a CDS encoding polyamine aminopropyltransferase, with protein sequence MRDRVLILSVLIVASCGLGYELISSALASYLLGDSILQFSSVIGCYLFAMGIGSWLSKYVRDEDVLNRFIDVELLVALLGGVSAAVLFLVFAWLSAPFRAALYVGVFVIGLMVGMEIPLVMRVFNQRKAEFREIVSRVLTFDYLGALAVSLIFPLLLAPKLGLLRTSFLFGILNASVALWTTWLFRAEVRRPGEKALRACVVIGFLGLGFFYSTAMTTWAEKGLYGDDVVHAETTPYQRLVVTRWHDDLRLYINNNLQFSSRDEHRYHESLVHPGLQTLPWARNVLVLGGGDGLAVREILKYKNIEHITLVDLDPAMTGLFSRSEPLVELNQGSLKDPRVTVINDDAGRWLETHAEVYDFIVVDFPDPSNFGLGRLYSVPVYHLMARHLAENGYMVIQSTSPYFAPRSFWSVDATLKEAGLNTWPYHTYVPSFGDWGFILASKRRDYTPPEKITVPTRYLDAVTTRELFHFPADMPALAMPPNRLNEQSLVRYFDEDWRKVIR
- a CDS encoding NAD(P)-binding protein — encoded protein: MRRRSFLLGAATAAVAGAAGYARSRIVETTADVSYPGMQAGHALRDGAALPAPTVSYRHQVVILGAGVAGLSCAWKLAREGFTDFVVVQGPEFAGNAAGGQRDELHYPLGAHYLPLPSIASTHVREMLDDFGIIERGAGDIRPYYDESILVHSPQERLLRNGHWEDSLLPMTGVPDADVAQHHRFLALINRLHTQVGNDGRKVFCIPLVLSSEDPAWRALDTITFKQWLDREGYTSPALHWYLNYCCRDDYGANYDVVSAWAGLHYFASRDGHAANAGEGAVLTWPGGLSVLAERMRQSIDAKLGHTRWLMAGTAVRVADTPAGPLTTCLTGDDTPRAYTLQSRRTVCAMPLFVAQRILPDIRAYGYDPAVHASSHAPWLVSNFVLDGYPIEAPGEPLSWDNVVYLGRALGYVVSTHQLLRVTRSPRTAFTAYHALSGQTPSAARQWLATASPQDLRDEAAADLLAAYGKEFWRHARRLDITVRGHAMASPLCGYLSNAGLAALREVDGPILFAHADLSGYSVFEEASWWGVVAAGRILGQAALGKGTGTATGTGTGTHG
- a CDS encoding NAD(P)/FAD-dependent oxidoreductase, which encodes MGKHVIVLGAGIVGVCCALELLRRGARVTLVDRQAPGMETSLGNAGVLARSSLMPFNHPGLWGQLPRLMKNDSVQFRYRASYLARNLGWATRFLLNARPSAFKETVKALDGLIRLSAPEHLKLLDEAGARHRLRDTGWVFLYRSEAAWNGSALARNTFAQYQVPTQTLSAAELAELEPALSPIFHRALWIQGSYSVDDPHAVVAAYADLFRAKGGTFRRLQAARIRRDGQGWTVHGEQASESVSADQLVVALGPWSKAMLKTTGIELPMAFERGYHMHYRGEGGASVTRPVYDTGGGYVLSPMARGLRLSTGVELDACDAAPRNTQLDLAEARAREAFPLGERLDPSAWLGRRPTLPDSRPMIGQAPKHPGLWLALGHQHIGFSTAPGTAKILGELMFDEGDASRHHAFRPGRFI
- a CDS encoding ABC transporter ATP-binding protein, coding for MLSAKDLKITFNAGTPIETRALRGLSLDIPSGQFVTVIGSNGAGKSTFLNAVSGDLPIDSGTIDINGVDVTRQPVWARAGRVARVFQDPMAGTCEDLTIEENMALAQMRGVRRGYSRAVKASMKDGFRERLATLGLGLENRLTDRIGLLSGGQRQAVSLLMAALQPSRILLLDEHTAALDPRTADFVLQLTARIVAENQLTTMMVTHSMRQALDVGDRTVMLHQGQVVLDVSGDERRGMDVPDLLAMFERVRGEKLSDDALLLG
- a CDS encoding ABC transporter permease is translated as MSLFSLLGALEIGLIFSLVALGVFISFRLLRFPDLTVDGSFPLGGAVCATLIASGTDPFTATVVATIAGAAAGLVTGWLNVKLKIMDLLASILMMIALYSINLRIMGKPNVPLITEPTVFTILQPGWISDYVARPLILMVIVILVKLALDWFFATQSGLALRATGSNGRMARAQGVNTGRMILGGMALSNALVALAGALFAQTQGGSDISMGIGTIVIGLAAVIVGESILPSRKLVLATLAVIIGAIVYRFFIALALNSDFIGLKAQDLNLVTAVLVTIALVIPMLKRRLVGKKGR